The segment GACCTCCGCCAAGGGCTACAAGGCGGGTCAGATCGCCTCCGCCGGTCTCGTCTCCCTCGCGCACGGCACCAACGACGCGCAGAAGACGATGGGCATCATCACCCTGGCCCTGGTCGCCGGCGGCGCCCTCGCCCCCGGCTCGAACCCCCCGGTCTGGGTCATCGTCTCCGCCGGCACGGCGATCGCGATGGGCACCTACCTGGGCGGCTGGCGCATCATCCGCACCATGGGCAGCGGCCTGACCGACCTGCACCCGCAGCAGGGCTTCGCCGCCCAGACCTCGGCCGCGAGCGTCATCCTGGCCTCCTCCAACCTCGGCTTCTCCCTCTCCACCACCCACGCCTGCTCCGGCGCGGTGATGGGCGCGGGCCTGGGCCGCAAGGGCGGTGTGGTCCGCTGGTCCACCGCCACCCGCATGTTCGTCGCGTGGGGCCTGACCCTGCCGGCCGCCGCCCTCGTCTCCGCGGGCGCCGAGCTGGTCATGCGCACGGGTGACATCGGCGTCGCCGCCGTCGCCCTCTTCCTCGTCGCCGCCTGCGTGGCCATCTGGCTGATCTCGCGCCGCCAGGTCGTCGACCACACCAACGTCAACGGCGCCGCCGACGGCGAGGCCGAGCAGCCCGGCGTGGTCACCACCGCCATCGCCGCCGTGGCCGTGCCCCCGGCCGCCGGCACCACCGCCGCGGTGACCGACGAGGACCTCAAGGCCACCATCCCGGCCGCCACGGCGAACCCGGCGACCCCGACGGCCCCGGCCGCCGCGGTCTGACCCCGAGAACGACAGAGGAATCGGCAGTATGAAGATCGACTGGGCAGCACTCGGCTCCGTCTTCGGGGTCAGCCTCTCCGCGACCGTCGCCCTCGTGGCCCTGTTCAGCCTGGGCCTG is part of the Streptomyces katrae genome and harbors:
- a CDS encoding inorganic phosphate transporter, whose protein sequence is MEHITLLLGIVIITALVFDFTNGFHDTANAMATTISTGALKPKTAVAMSAVLNLVGAFMSVEVAKTISKGLVNEEGIQPEVIFAALVGAILWNLVTWLVGLPSSSSHALMGGLIGAAVASAGLGAVNGSVVVTKVLIPAVAAPIVAGVAAMLAAKVTYKLNGKVGEKTSAKGYKAGQIASAGLVSLAHGTNDAQKTMGIITLALVAGGALAPGSNPPVWVIVSAGTAIAMGTYLGGWRIIRTMGSGLTDLHPQQGFAAQTSAASVILASSNLGFSLSTTHACSGAVMGAGLGRKGGVVRWSTATRMFVAWGLTLPAAALVSAGAELVMRTGDIGVAAVALFLVAACVAIWLISRRQVVDHTNVNGAADGEAEQPGVVTTAIAAVAVPPAAGTTAAVTDEDLKATIPAATANPATPTAPAAAV